One Streptomyces lincolnensis genomic region harbors:
- a CDS encoding peptidylprolyl isomerase, translating into MAEQLYATLKTNHGDIEVRLLPNHAPKTVRNFVELAQGEREWTHPATGEKSTKKLYDGTIFHRVISGFMIQGGDPLGTGIGGPGYEFEDEFHPDLSFNKPYLLAMANAGPGTNGSQFFITVSPTAWLNRKHTIFGEIVDPAGQKVVDAIAAVKTTRPNDRPVNDVVIESVVVETR; encoded by the coding sequence GTGGCCGAGCAGCTTTACGCCACCCTGAAGACCAATCACGGGGACATCGAAGTCCGGCTTCTGCCGAACCACGCCCCGAAGACGGTCCGGAACTTCGTCGAGCTCGCCCAGGGTGAACGGGAGTGGACCCACCCGGCCACCGGCGAGAAGTCCACCAAGAAGCTCTACGACGGCACGATCTTCCACCGGGTGATCAGCGGCTTCATGATCCAGGGCGGGGACCCGCTGGGCACCGGCATCGGCGGCCCCGGCTACGAGTTCGAGGACGAGTTCCACCCCGACCTCTCCTTCAACAAGCCCTACCTTCTGGCCATGGCCAACGCCGGCCCGGGCACCAACGGCTCGCAGTTCTTCATCACCGTTTCCCCGACGGCCTGGCTGAACCGCAAGCACACCATCTTCGGCGAGATCGTCGACCCGGCCGGCCAGAAGGTCGTGGACGCCATCGCGGCCGTCAAGACCACCCGCCCGAACGACCGCCCGGTCAACGACGTCGTCATCGAGTCGGTCGTCGTCGAGACCCGCTGA
- a CDS encoding DUF5324 family protein — MTRIDSVRAATGSAKDSVLHAAEVVAPYADTAKDRAAHYTHEARVRLAPKVSQATEQARVQYGAHVAPRLEQARSQALAHVPPKVDQAAHEAAARTRKAARHAADYSRPRIEQAVAAAGPVRDEAAARSAAALAALRGQVSPKEIRKLARKHERRARVGRLAKGLAVLGIVAGGAFAAWKWWDKQANPDWLVEPPAATEVPETGRLTSVDGSGQSVLDPEVQAKEAEEESTHRDEQR, encoded by the coding sequence GTGACCCGCATCGACAGCGTGCGCGCCGCGACCGGCTCGGCGAAGGACAGCGTGCTGCACGCCGCGGAAGTGGTGGCGCCCTACGCCGATACGGCCAAGGACAGGGCCGCTCACTACACACACGAGGCACGCGTACGGCTCGCGCCGAAGGTGTCCCAAGCCACCGAACAAGCTCGCGTCCAGTACGGCGCCCATGTCGCGCCCCGTCTGGAACAGGCCCGTTCCCAAGCCCTGGCCCATGTCCCGCCGAAGGTCGACCAGGCCGCCCATGAGGCCGCCGCCCGCACCCGCAAGGCGGCCCGGCATGCCGCCGACTACTCCCGGCCGAGGATCGAACAGGCAGTGGCCGCGGCCGGGCCCGTCCGGGACGAGGCCGCCGCCCGCAGTGCCGCCGCGCTCGCCGCCCTGCGCGGCCAGGTCTCGCCCAAGGAGATCCGCAAGCTCGCCCGCAAGCACGAGCGGCGGGCGCGCGTCGGCCGGCTCGCCAAGGGGCTGGCGGTGCTGGGGATCGTGGCGGGTGGCGCCTTCGCCGCCTGGAAGTGGTGGGACAAGCAGGCCAACCCGGACTGGCTGGTCGAGCCGCCCGCCGCGACAGAGGTTCCCGAAACGGGCCGGCTGACCTCGGTGGACGGCAGCGGCCAGTCCGTTCTCGACCCCGAGGTCCAGGCCAAGGAGGCCGAGGAGGAGTCCACGCACCGCGACGAACAGCGCTGA
- a CDS encoding penicillin-binding transpeptidase domain-containing protein — MNKPLRRIAIFCGLLVLALLIRDNWIQYVQADELRTNKENRRVTIERYASPRGNIIVDGKAITGSKESDGSDFKFKRTYMNGPMWAPVTGYASQAFGATQLESIEDGILTGNDDRLFFRNTLDMLTGKEKEGGNVVTTLNGAAQKAAYDGLRKQGGKGAVAAIEPSTGKILALASFPSYDPSSFAGNSTTTDTDAWTKLQKKNDPNDPMLNRALRETYPPGSTFKVVTAAAALENGLYTSADQKTKSPLPWTMPGTTTILPNEGTIPCENASLRVALRYSCNTVFGKVGSDLGNDKMLAEAKKFGFGSEQFTPVRATASNFSDNMNPSETALSSIGQFNTATTPLQMAMVASAVANDGKLMKPYMVDTLQAPTLDPIEKTEPEELSQPLSASNAQILQDMMETVVKDGTGKNAQIGGGVTVGGKTGTAQHGENNSKNPYAWFISYAKIADGSAPVAVAVVVQDDEAVRENISGGGLAAPIAKSVMEAVINSKK, encoded by the coding sequence ATGAACAAGCCCCTGCGCCGGATCGCGATCTTCTGCGGACTCCTCGTCCTGGCCCTGCTCATCCGCGACAACTGGATCCAGTACGTCCAGGCCGACGAGCTGCGCACCAACAAGGAAAACCGCCGCGTCACCATCGAGCGGTACGCCTCGCCCCGCGGCAACATCATCGTCGACGGCAAGGCGATCACCGGCTCCAAGGAGTCCGACGGGAGCGACTTCAAGTTCAAGCGCACCTACATGAACGGTCCCATGTGGGCGCCCGTCACCGGGTACGCCTCCCAGGCCTTCGGTGCCACCCAGCTGGAGTCCATCGAGGACGGCATCCTCACCGGCAACGACGACCGGCTGTTCTTCCGCAACACCCTCGACATGCTCACGGGCAAGGAGAAGGAGGGCGGCAATGTGGTCACCACCCTCAACGGAGCCGCCCAGAAGGCCGCCTACGACGGTCTGAGGAAGCAGGGCGGCAAGGGCGCCGTCGCCGCGATCGAGCCGTCCACCGGCAAGATCCTGGCGCTGGCCTCCTTCCCGTCGTACGACCCCTCCTCCTTCGCGGGCAACTCCACGACGACCGACACCGACGCGTGGACGAAGCTCCAGAAGAAGAACGACCCGAACGACCCGATGCTCAACCGCGCCCTGCGCGAGACCTACCCGCCCGGCTCCACCTTCAAGGTCGTCACCGCGGCGGCCGCGCTGGAGAACGGCCTGTACACCTCGGCCGACCAGAAGACGAAGTCGCCACTGCCGTGGACGATGCCGGGCACCACCACCATTCTCCCGAACGAGGGCACCATCCCTTGTGAGAACGCGAGCCTGCGGGTGGCCCTCCGGTACTCCTGCAACACCGTCTTCGGCAAGGTCGGCTCCGACCTCGGCAACGACAAGATGCTCGCCGAGGCCAAGAAGTTCGGCTTCGGCTCCGAGCAGTTCACGCCGGTCCGCGCCACCGCCTCGAACTTCTCCGACAACATGAACCCGTCCGAGACCGCGCTCTCCTCGATCGGCCAGTTCAACACCGCCACGACCCCGCTCCAGATGGCCATGGTCGCCTCGGCCGTCGCCAACGACGGCAAGCTGATGAAGCCGTACATGGTCGACACCCTCCAGGCCCCGACCCTCGACCCGATCGAGAAGACCGAGCCGGAGGAGCTGAGCCAGCCGCTGTCGGCGAGCAACGCGCAGATCCTCCAGGACATGATGGAGACCGTCGTCAAGGACGGCACCGGCAAGAACGCCCAGATCGGCGGCGGTGTCACCGTGGGCGGCAAGACCGGTACCGCCCAGCACGGCGAGAACAACAGCAAGAACCCCTACGCGTGGTTCATCTCCTACGCCAAGATCGCCGACGGCAGCGCGCCGGTCGCCGTGGCCGTGGTCGTCCAGGACGACGAAGCCGTCCGCGAGAACATCTCCGGCGGTGGCCTCGCGGCGCCCATCGCGAAGAGCGTGATGGAGGCGGTCATCAACAGCAAGAAGTGA
- a CDS encoding rhomboid family intramembrane serine protease → MEQAAGGSPQAQGVPGCYRHPDRETGIRCTRCERPICPECMVSASVGFQCPDCVRNGSGTGHAPTASQPRTIAGGTITADPRLFTKILIGINIAVFIAVQNSTSLLNELVLVGAWPPAPFAPTMGVADGQWYRLVTSMFTHQEYWHIGFNMLSLWWLGGPLEAALGRARYLAVYFVSGLAGSALAYLLASPSTATLGASGAIFGLFGATAVLVRRLQYDMRPIIALLVINLIFTFSPGFNISWQAHIGGLVAGVVTGYAMVHAPRERRALIQYGTCALVLAVIVLVTLLRTAQLT, encoded by the coding sequence ATGGAACAGGCGGCAGGCGGTTCACCTCAGGCCCAGGGCGTGCCCGGCTGCTACCGGCATCCGGACCGCGAGACCGGCATTCGCTGCACCCGCTGCGAGCGGCCGATCTGCCCGGAGTGCATGGTCAGCGCCTCCGTCGGCTTCCAGTGCCCCGACTGCGTCCGCAACGGCTCCGGCACCGGGCACGCGCCCACCGCCTCCCAGCCCCGCACCATCGCGGGCGGCACCATCACCGCCGACCCCCGTCTGTTCACCAAGATCCTCATCGGGATCAACATCGCGGTGTTCATCGCGGTCCAGAACTCGACCTCGCTGCTGAACGAACTGGTCCTGGTCGGCGCCTGGCCGCCGGCTCCGTTCGCCCCGACCATGGGTGTCGCGGACGGGCAGTGGTACCGCCTGGTCACGTCGATGTTCACGCACCAGGAGTACTGGCACATCGGGTTCAACATGCTCAGCCTGTGGTGGCTCGGCGGCCCCCTCGAAGCGGCCCTCGGCCGTGCCCGCTATCTCGCGGTGTACTTCGTCTCGGGTCTGGCCGGCAGCGCCCTGGCCTATCTCCTGGCCTCGCCCAGCACGGCCACGCTCGGTGCCTCCGGCGCGATCTTCGGTCTCTTCGGCGCCACCGCCGTCCTGGTGCGCCGGCTCCAGTACGACATGCGGCCGATCATCGCCCTGCTGGTGATCAACCTGATCTTCACCTTCAGCCCCGGGTTCAACATCTCCTGGCAGGCCCACATCGGCGGTCTCGTGGCCGGTGTCGTCACCGGTTACGCCATGGTCCACGCCCCGCGCGAGCGGCGGGCGCTGATCCAGTACGGCACCTGTGCCCTGGTCCTGGCGGTGATCGTGCTTGTCACGCTGCTGAGGACCGCACAGCTCACCTGA
- the crgA gene encoding cell division protein CrgA — protein MPKSRIRKKADYTPPPAKQATAIKLTTSTWVAPVMLAMFLIGLAWIVVFYVTDGSLPIDQLGNWNIVVGFGFIAAGFGVSTQWK, from the coding sequence GTGCCGAAGTCACGTATCCGCAAGAAGGCCGACTACACGCCGCCGCCTGCCAAGCAGGCGACCGCCATCAAGCTGACCACCAGCACCTGGGTTGCGCCCGTCATGCTGGCCATGTTCCTCATCGGCCTGGCATGGATCGTCGTCTTCTACGTCACGGACGGATCGCTGCCCATCGACCAGCTGGGCAACTGGAACATCGTGGTGGGCTTCGGCTTCATCGCCGCCGGATTCGGCGTCTCCACACAGTGGAAGTAG
- a CDS encoding class E sortase yields the protein MRVVVRTFSELCITAGALIVLFVVYVLFWTGVKADHVMDDQIDLLQERWAQEPVRPTASPGAAEPSPTRPAPYEAGKPFAIMYIPRLGFTWNKPVLENTATGTLKKGLGHYAETARLGQKGNFAVAGHRRTYGDPFKDFPRLRRGDAVVLTDGTTWFTYRIDKGPYKTVPSDVEVIDPVPRKSGYERAGRYLTLTTCDPEWGHSHRLIVWAHLDSTQPVEAGKPAALRR from the coding sequence GTGCGGGTGGTCGTCAGAACCTTCAGCGAGCTCTGCATCACCGCAGGTGCGTTGATCGTGCTGTTCGTCGTCTATGTGCTGTTCTGGACCGGTGTGAAGGCCGACCACGTCATGGACGACCAGATCGACCTGCTCCAGGAGCGGTGGGCGCAGGAACCCGTGCGGCCGACCGCGTCCCCGGGCGCCGCCGAGCCGAGTCCCACGCGGCCGGCGCCGTACGAGGCGGGCAAGCCCTTCGCGATCATGTACATCCCGCGTCTTGGTTTCACGTGGAACAAGCCCGTCCTGGAGAACACCGCCACGGGCACCCTGAAGAAGGGCCTCGGCCACTACGCGGAGACCGCACGGCTCGGGCAGAAGGGCAACTTCGCGGTCGCCGGCCACCGCCGGACGTACGGCGATCCCTTCAAGGACTTCCCCAGGCTGCGCCGGGGCGACGCGGTGGTGCTCACGGACGGGACGACCTGGTTCACGTATCGGATCGACAAAGGGCCCTACAAAACAGTTCCCTCGGACGTCGAGGTGATCGACCCTGTGCCACGTAAGTCGGGGTACGAGCGTGCGGGCCGCTACCTCACACTGACCACGTGTGATCCCGAGTGGGGGCACAGCCACCGGCTGATCGTCTGGGCGCACCTGGACTCCACACAGCCTGTGGAGGCAGGGAAACCAGCGGCCCTGCGCCGTTAG
- the pknB gene encoding Stk1 family PASTA domain-containing Ser/Thr kinase — translation MEEPRRLGGRYELGQVLGRGGMAEVYLAHDTRLGRQVAVKTLRADLARDPSFQARFRREAQSAASLNHPAIVAVYDTGEDYIDNVSIPYIVMEYVEGSTLRELLHSGRKLLPERAMEMTIGILQGLEYAHRNGIVHRDIKPANVMLTRNGQVKVMDFGIARAMGDSGMTMTQTSAVIGTAQYLSPEQAKGEQVDARSDLYSTGCLLYELLTVRPPFVGDSPVAVAYQHVREEPQSPSVFDPEITPEMDAIVLKALVKDPNYRYQSADEMRNDIEACLDGQPVAATAAMGSVGYGGYPDDQPTTALRADSGAGATTMLPPVNPDDGGYGYDDRPARRRQQKKSNTSTILLVVAGVLVLVGAILIGRWIFAGDGVANDKTTVPDFISQTEAQAKGLATNAELKLSITNKPCEDQAKGKVCDQDPDSGAEVKKQTTINLIVSTGAPKVAVPSVLGKDVDEAKQILEDEQYNFTVKTEEQVSTEEAGKVLEQDPGLGTEVQKGTTITLTVAKAEEKVTVPDVLNQSCDAAKAQMTANNLVGNCVEVETQDQNQVGKVISTDPQAGTQLSKNQTVTIQVGKAGQQVPVPGVTQQSLKDAKKAIQDAGLTVGNIAGSQDDNAVVISQDPQPNTQVDRGTAVNLIAVDQNNGNGDGGNGGFFG, via the coding sequence ATGGAAGAGCCGCGTCGCCTCGGCGGCCGGTACGAACTGGGCCAGGTGCTCGGTCGTGGTGGCATGGCGGAGGTCTACCTCGCGCATGACACCCGCCTGGGGCGCCAGGTGGCGGTGAAGACCCTGCGCGCGGACCTCGCGCGCGACCCGTCCTTCCAGGCCCGGTTCCGCCGGGAGGCCCAGTCGGCCGCCTCGCTCAACCATCCCGCGATCGTCGCGGTCTACGACACGGGCGAGGACTACATCGACAACGTGTCGATCCCGTACATCGTCATGGAGTACGTGGAGGGCTCGACGCTGCGTGAGCTGCTCCACTCCGGCCGCAAGCTGCTGCCGGAGCGCGCCATGGAGATGACCATCGGCATCCTCCAGGGCCTTGAGTACGCCCACCGCAACGGCATCGTGCACCGTGACATCAAGCCGGCGAACGTCATGCTGACGCGCAACGGCCAGGTCAAGGTGATGGACTTCGGTATCGCCCGCGCCATGGGCGACTCCGGCATGACGATGACGCAGACGTCGGCGGTCATCGGCACCGCTCAGTACCTCTCGCCGGAGCAGGCGAAGGGCGAGCAGGTCGACGCCCGCTCGGACCTGTACTCCACCGGCTGTCTGCTGTACGAGCTGCTCACCGTGCGCCCGCCGTTCGTGGGCGACTCCCCGGTCGCGGTCGCGTACCAGCACGTCCGGGAGGAGCCGCAGTCCCCGTCGGTCTTCGACCCCGAGATCACGCCCGAGATGGACGCCATCGTCCTGAAGGCCCTGGTCAAGGACCCGAACTACCGGTACCAGTCCGCCGACGAGATGCGCAACGACATCGAGGCCTGCCTCGACGGCCAGCCGGTCGCGGCCACGGCCGCGATGGGTTCCGTGGGCTACGGCGGCTACCCCGACGACCAGCCGACGACGGCGCTGCGCGCCGACTCGGGCGCCGGGGCCACCACGATGCTGCCGCCCGTCAATCCCGACGACGGCGGCTACGGCTACGACGACCGCCCGGCCCGGCGCCGCCAGCAGAAGAAGTCCAACACCTCGACGATCCTCCTGGTCGTGGCCGGTGTACTGGTGCTGGTGGGCGCGATCCTGATCGGCCGGTGGATCTTCGCGGGCGACGGTGTGGCCAACGACAAGACCACCGTCCCGGACTTCATCAGCCAGACGGAGGCGCAGGCCAAGGGCCTGGCCACCAACGCGGAACTGAAGCTGAGCATCACCAACAAGCCCTGCGAGGACCAGGCCAAGGGCAAGGTCTGCGACCAGGACCCGGACTCCGGCGCAGAGGTCAAGAAGCAGACCACGATCAACCTGATCGTCTCCACCGGGGCGCCGAAGGTCGCGGTGCCGAGTGTCCTCGGCAAGGACGTCGACGAGGCGAAGCAGATCCTGGAGGACGAGCAGTACAACTTCACCGTCAAGACCGAGGAGCAGGTCTCCACGGAGGAGGCGGGCAAGGTCCTGGAGCAGGATCCCGGTCTCGGCACGGAGGTCCAGAAGGGCACCACCATCACCCTCACCGTCGCCAAGGCGGAGGAGAAGGTCACGGTGCCGGACGTCCTGAACCAGTCCTGTGACGCGGCCAAGGCCCAGATGACGGCCAACAACCTGGTCGGCAACTGCGTCGAGGTGGAGACCCAGGACCAGAACCAGGTCGGCAAGGTCATCTCCACCGACCCGCAGGCCGGCACCCAGCTCAGCAAGAACCAGACGGTCACCATCCAGGTCGGCAAGGCCGGTCAGCAGGTTCCCGTGCCGGGCGTGACCCAGCAGAGCCTGAAGGACGCCAAGAAGGCCATCCAGGACGCCGGGCTGACCGTGGGCAACATCGCCGGTTCCCAGGACGACAACGCCGTCGTCATCAGCCAGGACCCGCAGCCCAACACCCAGGTCGACCGGGGCACCGCGGTCAACCTGATCGCCGTGGACCAGAACAACGGCAACGGTGACGGAGGCAACGGCGGCTTCTTCGGCTAG
- a CDS encoding class E sortase codes for MNVAATTDGTAEQTDTASPGRPVPRRRGGGRIAMAVSVFGELLITGGLVLGLFVVYSLWWTNVLADRKADQQGDKVRDTWAQEQNKGPGALDTGDGIGFLHVPAMKSGEVLVEKGTSAKILNDGVAGYYTDPVKATLPTSGKNGNFSLAAHRDGHGAKFHNIDKLKKGDAIVFETKDKWYVYKVYATLPETSKYNVKTLAAVPKESGKKKAGKYITLTTCTPVYTSRYRYVVWGELVRVDPVDSRRTPPKELD; via the coding sequence ATGAACGTGGCAGCGACCACCGACGGCACCGCAGAGCAGACCGACACCGCATCGCCCGGGCGCCCCGTCCCGCGTCGTCGCGGCGGCGGTCGTATCGCCATGGCGGTCAGCGTCTTCGGCGAACTCCTCATCACGGGCGGCCTGGTCCTCGGCCTGTTCGTCGTCTACTCGCTGTGGTGGACGAACGTCCTCGCCGACCGCAAGGCCGACCAGCAGGGCGACAAGGTCCGTGACACCTGGGCGCAGGAGCAGAACAAGGGGCCGGGCGCGCTGGACACCGGCGACGGCATCGGCTTCCTGCACGTGCCCGCCATGAAGAGCGGCGAGGTCCTCGTGGAGAAGGGCACGTCCGCGAAGATCCTCAACGACGGCGTCGCCGGCTACTACACCGACCCCGTCAAGGCCACGCTCCCGACCAGCGGCAAGAACGGGAACTTCAGCCTCGCCGCCCACCGCGACGGCCACGGCGCGAAGTTCCACAACATCGACAAGCTGAAGAAGGGTGACGCGATCGTCTTCGAGACGAAGGACAAGTGGTACGTCTACAAGGTCTACGCCACGCTTCCGGAAACCTCGAAGTACAACGTCAAGACCCTCGCCGCAGTCCCCAAGGAGTCCGGCAAGAAGAAGGCCGGCAAGTACATCACCCTCACCACCTGCACGCCCGTCTACACCAGCCGCTACCGCTACGTGGTCTGGGGCGAACTGGTCCGGGTGGATCCGGTGGACAGCAGGCGGACACCGCCGAAGGAACTCGACTGA
- a CDS encoding aminodeoxychorismate/anthranilate synthase component II — protein MSARILVVDNYDSFVFNLVQYLYQLGAECEVLRNDEVSTAHAQDGFDGVLLSPGPGTPEEAGVCVDMVRHCASTGVPVFGVCLGMQSMQVAYGGVVDRAPELLHGKTSLVEHEGRGVFAGLPTPFTATRYHSLAAEPETVPAELEVTARTHDGIIMGLRHRELRVEGVQFHPESVLTEHGHRMLANWLVECGDQDAVARSAGLAPVVGRATA, from the coding sequence GTGAGCGCGCGCATTCTCGTCGTCGACAACTACGACAGCTTCGTCTTCAACCTGGTCCAGTACCTGTACCAGCTGGGCGCCGAGTGCGAGGTCCTGCGCAACGACGAGGTGTCCACGGCGCACGCCCAGGACGGCTTCGACGGCGTCCTGCTGTCCCCGGGCCCCGGCACCCCCGAGGAGGCGGGCGTGTGCGTGGACATGGTCCGGCACTGCGCCTCGACCGGCGTGCCCGTCTTCGGAGTGTGCCTGGGCATGCAGTCGATGCAGGTGGCCTACGGCGGTGTCGTGGACCGCGCCCCCGAGCTGCTGCACGGCAAGACCTCGCTGGTCGAGCACGAGGGCAGGGGCGTCTTCGCGGGCCTGCCCACGCCCTTCACGGCGACCCGCTACCACTCCCTGGCCGCCGAGCCGGAGACGGTGCCGGCCGAGCTGGAGGTCACCGCCCGGACTCACGACGGCATCATCATGGGCCTGCGCCATCGTGAACTGCGCGTCGAGGGTGTGCAGTTCCACCCCGAGTCGGTGCTCACCGAGCACGGCCACCGGATGCTGGCCAACTGGCTGGTGGAGTGCGGCGACCAGGACGCGGTGGCGAGGTCGGCGGGGCTCGCCCCGGTGGTGGGCAGGGCCACGGCGTGA
- a CDS encoding class E sortase, translating to MTALRPERESGASYGKQQPYEDPAVLGEWYDSASFDPPGAEPSYDTTGADEPWIPPADDETVALRVPDPPRRRSGGESISASDASTASAATGVTPGGRAARRKAAKGRHGRHGGASEPAADPAGPASGGRPLSRVEARRQARARKPGPAVIASRALGEVFITTGVLMLLFVSYQLWWTNVRAHAQADKEASSLQDDWASGKRAPGSFEPGQGFAILHIPKLDVVVPIAEGISNKKVLDRGMVGHYGESPLKTAMPDAKTGNFALAGHRNTHGEPFRYINRLTAGDPIVVETQDKYYVYKMSSILPVTSPSNTSVIDPIPQGSGFTTAGRYITLTTCTPEFTSKYRMIVWGKMTEERPRSKGKPDALVQ from the coding sequence GTGACGGCACTGCGCCCCGAGCGCGAGTCGGGAGCCTCGTACGGGAAGCAGCAGCCGTACGAGGATCCCGCCGTGCTCGGGGAGTGGTACGACAGCGCGTCGTTCGACCCCCCGGGCGCCGAGCCGTCGTACGACACCACGGGCGCCGACGAGCCGTGGATACCGCCGGCCGACGACGAGACCGTCGCCCTGCGGGTACCCGATCCGCCGCGCCGCCGCTCCGGTGGCGAGTCCATATCGGCGTCTGACGCCTCAACCGCCTCCGCTGCCACAGGAGTCACCCCGGGCGGGCGGGCGGCCCGCAGAAAGGCCGCCAAGGGCCGTCACGGGCGTCATGGCGGCGCGTCCGAGCCGGCGGCGGACCCGGCGGGCCCGGCGAGCGGGGGCAGACCGCTCTCCCGCGTGGAGGCCCGTCGGCAGGCCCGGGCGCGCAAGCCCGGCCCGGCCGTGATCGCCAGCCGGGCCCTCGGTGAGGTGTTCATCACCACCGGCGTGCTGATGCTGCTGTTCGTCAGCTACCAGTTGTGGTGGACCAACGTCCGGGCGCACGCGCAGGCGGACAAGGAGGCCAGCAGCCTCCAGGACGACTGGGCGAGCGGCAAGCGCGCCCCGGGCAGCTTCGAGCCGGGTCAGGGCTTCGCCATCCTCCACATCCCCAAGCTGGACGTGGTCGTGCCGATCGCCGAGGGCATCAGCAACAAGAAGGTCCTCGACCGGGGCATGGTCGGCCACTACGGCGAGAGCCCGCTGAAGACGGCGATGCCCGACGCGAAGACCGGCAACTTCGCGCTCGCCGGTCACCGGAACACCCACGGTGAGCCGTTCCGGTACATCAACCGGCTCACCGCGGGCGACCCGATCGTCGTGGAGACGCAGGACAAGTACTACGTCTACAAGATGTCGTCGATCCTGCCGGTGACGTCCCCGAGCAACACGAGTGTCATCGACCCCATCCCCCAGGGGTCCGGTTTCACCACGGCCGGCCGCTACATCACGCTGACGACGTGCACGCCGGAGTTCACCAGCAAGTACCGGATGATCGTCTGGGGCAAGATGACCGAGGAACGGCCGCGCAGCAAGGGCAAGCCGGATGCGCTCGTCCAGTAA
- a CDS encoding DUF881 domain-containing protein, with the protein MSNSADSPGTESSPARPRGFRPVRVLTAGVFALAGLLFFTSFNTAKGTNIRTDASLLKLSDLIHERSGKNGELDETNAALRHDIESLAERDDGSTRAEDAKLAALEKNAGTQKLAGEAVSVTLDDAPPDATAKLPGYPEPQPDYLVIHQQDLQAVVNALWAGGAKGIKVMDQRLISTSAVRCVGNTLILQGRVYSPPYKITAVGDPEKLQKALSASPAIQNYMVYVNVYGLGWKVEEDGRVTLPGYSGTVDLQYAKPVE; encoded by the coding sequence TTGAGCAATTCTGCCGACTCTCCAGGGACAGAATCCAGTCCTGCCCGCCCACGAGGTTTCCGGCCCGTGCGGGTGCTCACCGCGGGCGTCTTCGCCCTCGCGGGACTCCTTTTCTTCACCAGTTTCAACACGGCCAAGGGCACCAACATCCGCACGGACGCCTCCCTGCTCAAGCTGTCGGACCTCATCCACGAGCGCAGCGGCAAGAACGGCGAGCTCGACGAGACCAACGCCGCCCTGCGCCACGACATCGAGTCCCTGGCCGAGCGCGACGACGGCAGCACCCGGGCCGAGGACGCCAAGCTGGCCGCCCTGGAGAAGAACGCGGGCACCCAGAAGCTCGCCGGCGAGGCCGTCTCGGTGACGCTCGACGACGCCCCGCCGGACGCCACCGCCAAGCTGCCCGGCTACCCCGAGCCGCAGCCCGACTACCTGGTAATCCACCAGCAGGACCTCCAGGCCGTGGTGAACGCCCTGTGGGCCGGCGGCGCCAAGGGCATCAAGGTCATGGACCAGCGGCTGATCTCCACCAGCGCCGTGCGCTGCGTGGGCAACACCCTGATCCTCCAGGGCCGCGTCTACTCACCGCCGTACAAGATCACGGCGGTCGGCGACCCGGAGAAGCTCCAGAAGGCGCTCTCCGCGTCGCCGGCGATCCAGAACTACATGGTGTACGTCAACGTCTACGGGCTCGGCTGGAAAGTCGAGGAGGACGGGCGGGTGACTCTCCCCGGCTACTCGGGCACAGTGGATCTGCAGTACGCGAAGCCTGTGGAGTAG
- a CDS encoding helix-turn-helix domain-containing protein — MDAAQQEATARARELQRNWYGEPLGALFRKLIDDLGLNQARLAGVLGLSAPMLSQLMSGQRAKIGNPAVVQRVQLLQDLAAQVADGSVSAAEATERMEEIKKSQGGSVLSNTTQTTSSSGAPTVKRVVREIQSLLRSVAAAGDIIEAADTLAPTHPELAEFLRVYGAGRTSDAVAHYQSHQN; from the coding sequence ATGGACGCCGCACAGCAGGAAGCGACCGCAAGAGCGCGGGAACTGCAGCGGAACTGGTACGGGGAGCCGCTGGGGGCGCTCTTCCGGAAGCTCATAGACGATCTTGGTCTCAACCAGGCTCGTCTCGCGGGGGTGCTGGGCCTGTCGGCACCGATGTTGTCGCAGCTGATGAGCGGTCAGCGGGCGAAGATCGGCAACCCCGCGGTCGTGCAGCGCGTGCAGCTGCTGCAGGACCTGGCGGCCCAGGTCGCGGACGGCAGCGTGAGCGCCGCCGAGGCGACCGAGCGCATGGAAGAGATCAAGAAGTCGCAGGGGGGATCAGTGCTCAGCAACACCACACAGACGACGAGCAGTTCGGGGGCGCCCACGGTCAAGCGGGTGGTCCGCGAGATCCAGTCGCTGCTGCGGTCGGTGGCCGCCGCGGGAGACATCATCGAGGCGGCGGACACCCTCGCCCCGACCCACCCGGAACTGGCAGAGTTCCTCCGGGTGTACGGCGCCGGACGCACCTCCGACGCGGTGGCGCACTACCAGTCCCACCAGAACTGA